In Chromobacterium rhizoryzae, one genomic interval encodes:
- a CDS encoding isochorismatase family protein, giving the protein MSIPRIAPYAIPSQLPDNRVNWTVAPQRAALLIHDMQEYFLDFYDRDAEPVATALRNIAAIRARCRELNIPVFYTAQPAEQADSDRGLLNDMWGPGLPARPERHPIVASLSPAADDTVLTKWRYSAFQRSPFLNLLRQQGRDQLIICGIYAHIGCMSTALDAFMYDIQPFFVADGLADFSADRHAMALEYVAQRCGVTLDSQRLLGQLGQLDQQAAPASAAPSAEALRAAIAELLQQPASDIGLDDNLLDWGLDSIRLMSLLEQWRALGAEIDFIELAQQPTVNAWQALLARQLDGAAA; this is encoded by the coding sequence ATGAGCATTCCCCGCATCGCCCCCTACGCCATCCCGTCGCAATTGCCGGACAACCGCGTCAACTGGACGGTGGCGCCGCAGCGCGCCGCGCTGCTGATCCACGACATGCAGGAATACTTCCTGGATTTCTATGACCGCGACGCCGAACCGGTGGCCACCGCGCTGCGCAATATCGCCGCCATCCGCGCACGCTGCCGCGAGCTGAACATCCCGGTGTTCTACACCGCCCAGCCGGCGGAACAGGCCGACAGCGACCGCGGCCTGCTCAACGATATGTGGGGCCCCGGCCTGCCGGCGCGCCCGGAACGCCACCCCATCGTGGCCAGCCTGAGCCCGGCCGCCGACGACACCGTGCTGACCAAGTGGCGCTACAGCGCCTTCCAGCGCTCGCCCTTCCTCAATCTGCTGCGCCAGCAAGGCCGCGACCAGCTGATCATCTGCGGCATCTACGCCCACATCGGCTGCATGAGCACCGCGCTGGACGCCTTCATGTACGACATCCAGCCCTTCTTCGTCGCCGACGGCCTGGCCGACTTCTCCGCCGACCGCCACGCGATGGCGCTGGAATACGTGGCCCAGCGCTGCGGCGTGACCCTGGACAGCCAGCGTCTGCTGGGCCAGCTGGGCCAGCTGGACCAGCAGGCCGCACCGGCCAGCGCCGCGCCCAGCGCGGAAGCGCTGCGCGCCGCCATCGCCGAACTGCTGCAACAGCCGGCCAGCGACATCGGCCTGGACGACAATCTGCTGGACTGGGGCCTGGACTCCATCCGCCTGATGAGCTTGCTGGAACAATGGCGCGCGCTGGGCGCGGAAATCGACTTCATCGAACTGGCGCAACAACCCACCGTCAACGCCTGGCAGGCGCTGCTGGCGCGCCAGCTGGACGGGGCCGCCGCATGA
- a CDS encoding (2,3-dihydroxybenzoyl)adenylate synthase — protein sequence MSEQQLDWTPWPEDFARRYREAGYWQGQTLFSMLAAQAEQQPEKLALVAGKQRLNYRELKLYAERLAAGLYARGLRPGQRAVVQLPNCAEFFIVAFALFRLGMLPVFALPAHRRAEVSYFCQHTDAAVYICADQHAGFDYRALAAELLPLAPSLQQVIVAGDAGDYTPLNSLYLMDQPLPAEPDPSGLAFFQLSGGSTGVPKLIPRTHDDYLYSFAASAEICGLSRDSVYLCVLPAGHNFPMSSPGSFGVFHAGGTVVLASGPSVDESFELIETEAVTIAALVPPLVPLWLDAAAKQPGKLASLRLLQVGGAKFGPELAARVEPALGCKLQQVFGMAEGLVNYTRLDDGPEQVLNTQGRPISADDEVRIVDDEDQPVAPGEVGHLLTRGPYTIRGYWRAADHNQRAFTADGFYRTGDLVSMNADGYLTVEGRAKDQINRGGEKISAEEVENHLLAHPLVRDVAIVAMSDPYLGERSCAFIIPREQQAIRLPQVAAFLRERGLAAYKIPDRLELVDTLPQTSVGKVSKKTLRQMLEQKLAAQPTQRSQA from the coding sequence ATGAGCGAGCAACAACTGGACTGGACGCCGTGGCCTGAAGATTTCGCCCGCCGCTACCGCGAGGCCGGTTATTGGCAAGGCCAAACCCTGTTTTCCATGCTGGCGGCCCAGGCCGAGCAACAGCCGGAAAAACTGGCGCTGGTGGCCGGCAAGCAGCGGCTGAACTACCGCGAGCTCAAGCTCTACGCCGAGCGCCTGGCCGCCGGTCTGTACGCCCGCGGCCTGCGTCCCGGCCAGCGTGCCGTGGTGCAGCTGCCCAATTGCGCCGAATTCTTCATCGTCGCCTTCGCGCTGTTCCGCCTCGGCATGCTGCCGGTGTTCGCTTTGCCGGCGCACCGCCGCGCCGAAGTGTCCTACTTCTGCCAGCACACCGACGCCGCGGTCTATATCTGCGCCGATCAGCACGCCGGCTTCGACTACCGCGCGCTGGCGGCCGAGCTGCTGCCGCTGGCGCCCTCGCTGCAGCAGGTGATCGTCGCCGGCGACGCCGGCGACTACACCCCGCTCAACAGCCTCTACCTGATGGACCAGCCCTTGCCGGCGGAGCCGGACCCCAGCGGCCTGGCCTTCTTCCAGCTCTCCGGCGGCAGCACCGGCGTGCCCAAGCTGATTCCGCGCACCCATGACGACTATCTGTACAGCTTCGCCGCCAGCGCCGAGATCTGCGGCCTGAGCCGCGACAGCGTCTATCTGTGCGTGCTGCCAGCCGGCCACAACTTCCCGATGAGCTCGCCCGGCAGCTTCGGCGTCTTCCACGCCGGCGGCACCGTGGTGCTGGCTTCCGGCCCCAGCGTCGACGAATCCTTCGAGCTGATCGAGACCGAGGCCGTCACCATCGCCGCCCTGGTGCCGCCGCTGGTGCCGCTGTGGCTGGACGCCGCCGCCAAGCAGCCGGGCAAGCTCGCCAGCCTGCGCCTGCTGCAAGTGGGCGGCGCCAAGTTCGGCCCCGAGCTCGCCGCCCGCGTCGAGCCCGCGCTGGGCTGCAAACTGCAGCAGGTCTTCGGCATGGCCGAAGGCCTGGTCAACTACACCCGGCTGGACGACGGCCCGGAGCAGGTGCTGAACACACAAGGCCGGCCGATCAGCGCCGACGACGAAGTGCGCATCGTCGACGACGAGGACCAGCCGGTGGCGCCGGGCGAAGTCGGCCACCTGCTGACGCGCGGCCCCTACACCATCCGCGGCTACTGGCGCGCCGCCGACCACAATCAGCGCGCCTTCACCGCCGACGGCTTCTACCGCACCGGCGACCTGGTCAGCATGAACGCCGACGGCTATCTGACGGTGGAAGGCCGCGCCAAGGACCAGATCAACCGCGGCGGCGAGAAAATCTCCGCCGAGGAAGTGGAAAACCACCTGCTGGCCCACCCGCTGGTGCGCGACGTCGCCATCGTGGCGATGAGCGACCCCTATCTGGGCGAGCGCTCCTGCGCCTTCATCATCCCGCGCGAGCAACAGGCGATCCGCCTGCCCCAGGTGGCCGCCTTCCTGCGCGAGCGCGGCCTCGCCGCCTACAAGATTCCGGACCGGCTGGAGCTGGTCGACACCCTGCCGCAAACCAGCGTCGGCAAGGTCAGCAAGAAAACCCTGCGCCAGATGCTGGAACAGAAACTGGCCGCGCAGCCCACCCAAAGGTCACAAGCATGA
- the cysN gene encoding sulfate adenylyltransferase subunit CysN produces the protein MTHQSDLIAGDILEYLRQHENKDLLRFITCGNVDDGKSTLIGRLLHDSKLIFEDQLAAIERDSKKYNTTDQEIDLALLVDGLQAEREQGITIDVAYRYFSTDKRKFIIADCPGHEQYTRNMATGASTSNLAIILIDARRGVQTQTRRHSYIVSLLGIRHVIVAVNKMDLVDYDPAVFERIRDEYLAFAEGLAIPDIRFVPISALRGDNVVSRGEGAPWYQGPTLMQLLETVEVRSDAALEGFRLPVQYVNRPNLDFRGFCGTIAAGEIRPGDEVLALPSGRRSKVKAVVAYEGELAAAGAGEAITLTLEDEIDVSRGDMLVRADQPPPAVAASLDAHLVWMQDAPLRAGKEYGFKLAGKFVTGRVEAILHQVDVNTLEQKPAEALHLNEIALCRISLNAPAVIDAYAACRGTGSFIVIDRLSNATAGAGMITAARTEQAAAPQDELQRLRAFELELNALVRKYFPHWEAKDIGQLFPR, from the coding sequence ATGACCCACCAATCCGATCTGATCGCCGGCGACATCCTGGAATACCTGCGCCAGCACGAAAACAAGGATCTGCTGCGCTTCATCACCTGTGGCAACGTGGACGACGGCAAGTCCACCTTGATCGGCCGGCTGCTGCACGATTCCAAGCTGATCTTCGAGGATCAGCTGGCGGCGATAGAGCGCGACTCCAAGAAATACAACACCACCGATCAGGAGATAGACCTGGCCTTGCTGGTGGACGGTTTGCAGGCGGAGCGCGAGCAGGGCATCACCATCGACGTCGCCTACCGCTATTTCAGCACCGACAAGCGCAAGTTCATCATCGCCGATTGCCCGGGCCATGAGCAGTACACCCGCAATATGGCCACCGGCGCGTCCACCAGCAATCTGGCCATCATTCTGATCGACGCGCGGCGCGGGGTGCAGACCCAGACCCGCCGCCACAGCTACATCGTCAGTTTGCTGGGCATCCGTCATGTGATCGTGGCGGTGAACAAAATGGACCTGGTGGATTACGATCCGGCGGTGTTCGAGCGCATTCGCGACGAGTATCTGGCCTTCGCCGAGGGCCTGGCGATTCCGGACATCCGCTTTGTGCCGATCTCCGCGCTGCGCGGCGACAATGTGGTCAGCCGCGGCGAGGGCGCGCCCTGGTATCAGGGGCCGACGCTGATGCAGTTGCTGGAAACGGTGGAAGTGCGCAGCGACGCGGCGCTGGAAGGCTTCCGCCTGCCGGTGCAGTACGTGAACCGGCCCAATCTGGACTTCCGCGGCTTCTGCGGCACTATCGCCGCCGGCGAGATCCGCCCCGGCGACGAGGTGCTGGCGCTGCCGTCCGGCCGCCGCAGCAAGGTCAAGGCCGTGGTGGCTTACGAGGGCGAACTGGCCGCGGCCGGGGCCGGCGAGGCGATCACGCTGACGCTGGAAGACGAGATCGACGTGTCGCGCGGCGATATGCTGGTGCGCGCCGACCAGCCGCCGCCGGCGGTGGCGGCCAGCCTGGACGCGCATCTGGTGTGGATGCAGGACGCGCCCTTGCGCGCCGGCAAGGAGTACGGCTTCAAGCTGGCCGGCAAATTCGTCACCGGCCGGGTGGAGGCCATCCTGCACCAGGTGGACGTCAACACGCTGGAGCAGAAGCCGGCCGAGGCGCTGCACCTGAACGAGATCGCGCTGTGCCGGATCAGCCTGAACGCGCCGGCGGTGATAGACGCTTACGCCGCCTGCCGCGGCACCGGCAGCTTCATCGTGATCGACCGGCTGAGCAACGCCACCGCCGGCGCCGGCATGATCACGGCGGCCAGGACGGAGCAGGCGGCCGCGCCGCAGGACGAATTGCAGCGCTTGCGCGCCTTCGAGCTGGAGTTGAACGCGCTGGTGCGCAAATACTTCCCGCACTGGGAGGCCAAGGACATCGGCCAGCTGTTTCCGCGCTGA
- the gntU gene encoding gluconate transporter: MSIATLVLTALGSVALLLLLVMKARLHAFIALMLVSIGAGVASGMPVEKIADTMQKGMAGTLGFLAVVVALGAMFGKILHETGALDQIADRLLSRFGERRAHYALGVAGLVCALPLFFDVAIVLLIGVVFAVARRTGGNVVKLAVPLFAGVAAAAAFLLPGPTPMLLASQMQADFGWMILIGLAAAIPGMLLAGPLFGSFISRHVSLALPDDISEPALDRSRMPSFAFSLTLVLFPLVMVACKTLGSHLAAPGSAVYHWLQFIGHPFSAILAACLIAIYGLAIRRGMDAEQVMRVCNAALQPAGIILLVTGAGGVFKQVLVDSGVGPALGNALIGAGLPIAVACFALAAAVRVIQGSATVACLTTVGLVLPAIETMGLSGAQLAALSICIAGGSIVLSHVNDSGFWLFGKFTGADEAQTLKTWSLMETILGTTGALVGMAAFAML, from the coding sequence ATGTCCATCGCAACCCTGGTATTGACCGCGCTGGGCTCGGTCGCTCTGTTGTTGTTGCTGGTGATGAAGGCGCGCCTGCACGCCTTCATCGCGCTGATGCTGGTCTCGATCGGCGCCGGCGTGGCCTCCGGCATGCCGGTGGAGAAAATCGCCGACACCATGCAAAAAGGCATGGCCGGCACGCTGGGCTTCCTCGCCGTGGTGGTGGCGCTGGGCGCCATGTTCGGCAAGATCCTGCACGAAACCGGCGCGCTCGATCAGATCGCCGACCGGCTGCTGAGCCGCTTCGGCGAACGGCGCGCGCATTACGCGCTGGGCGTGGCCGGCCTGGTCTGCGCGTTGCCGCTGTTCTTCGACGTCGCCATCGTGCTGTTGATCGGCGTGGTGTTCGCGGTGGCGCGCCGCACCGGCGGCAATGTGGTCAAGCTGGCGGTGCCGCTGTTCGCCGGCGTGGCCGCGGCGGCGGCCTTCCTCTTGCCCGGTCCCACGCCCATGCTGCTGGCTTCGCAGATGCAGGCCGACTTCGGCTGGATGATTCTGATCGGGCTGGCGGCGGCGATTCCCGGCATGCTGCTGGCCGGACCGCTGTTCGGCAGCTTCATCAGCCGGCACGTCAGCCTGGCGCTGCCGGACGACATCAGCGAGCCGGCTCTGGACCGCAGCCGCATGCCCTCCTTCGCCTTCAGCCTGACCCTGGTGCTGTTCCCGCTGGTCATGGTGGCCTGCAAGACCCTGGGCAGCCATCTGGCCGCGCCGGGCTCGGCCGTCTACCACTGGCTGCAGTTCATCGGCCACCCGTTCAGCGCCATCCTGGCCGCCTGCCTGATCGCCATCTACGGCCTGGCGATCCGCCGCGGCATGGACGCGGAACAGGTCATGCGCGTCTGCAACGCCGCGCTGCAACCGGCCGGCATCATCCTATTGGTGACCGGCGCCGGCGGCGTGTTCAAGCAGGTGCTGGTGGATTCGGGCGTGGGGCCGGCGCTGGGCAACGCGCTGATCGGCGCCGGCCTGCCCATCGCCGTCGCCTGCTTCGCGCTGGCGGCCGCGGTCAGGGTCATACAGGGCTCGGCCACCGTCGCCTGCCTGACCACGGTGGGCCTGGTGCTGCCGGCCATCGAAACCATGGGCTTGTCCGGCGCGCAGCTGGCGGCGCTGTCCATCTGCATCGCCGGCGGCTCCATCGTGCTCAGCCACGTCAACGACTCCGGCTTCTGGCTGTTCGGCAAATTCACCGGCGCCGACGAGGCTCAGACGCTGAAAACCTGGTCGCTGATGGAGACCATACTGGGCACGACCGGCGCGCTGGTCGGCATGGCGGCCTTCGCCATGCTGTGA
- a CDS encoding GGDEF domain-containing protein, with the protein MTDPLCTTLLALLDDSAVLIALFDPQDMLRYANTAFRQSFFLSQEEHLSWAELMRRNYRQKQGSRIETDDIEAWLRSACSRRGKLPYRAFEADLCDGRWMWMTETMSADGWMLCQASDITELRADKRELRQARDVAVRAAQTDPMTGISNRTHLMQLLQLLLQQRLQHAAPACLAILDLDHFKRINDLEGHPAGDHVICGFVQTARAQLRQRDGFGRLGGEEFMLLLPQTSLLEAEQCCERILAAARLDRPLAAKPELGYTCSIGLTELRPDDDIASCYARADEALYHAKGSGRDCVSSVR; encoded by the coding sequence ATGACGGACCCCCTCTGCACCACCCTGCTTGCCTTGCTGGACGACAGCGCGGTCCTGATCGCGCTGTTCGACCCGCAAGACATGCTGCGCTACGCCAACACCGCCTTTCGCCAAAGCTTCTTCCTGTCCCAAGAGGAACACCTGAGTTGGGCGGAACTCATGCGACGAAACTACCGGCAGAAGCAAGGCTCGCGGATAGAAACCGACGATATCGAAGCCTGGCTGCGCTCCGCCTGTTCGCGCCGCGGCAAACTGCCTTACCGCGCTTTCGAGGCCGATCTATGCGACGGCCGCTGGATGTGGATGACGGAAACCATGAGCGCGGACGGCTGGATGCTGTGCCAGGCCAGCGACATCACCGAACTGCGCGCCGACAAGCGCGAACTGCGCCAGGCCCGCGACGTGGCCGTGCGCGCCGCCCAGACCGACCCGATGACCGGCATCAGCAACCGCACCCATCTGATGCAGTTATTGCAACTGCTGTTGCAGCAGCGGCTTCAACACGCGGCGCCGGCCTGTCTCGCCATTCTCGATCTCGACCACTTCAAGCGCATCAACGACCTGGAGGGCCATCCGGCCGGCGACCACGTCATCTGCGGCTTCGTCCAGACCGCGCGCGCTCAGCTGCGGCAAAGAGACGGCTTCGGCCGCTTGGGCGGCGAGGAATTCATGCTGCTGCTGCCGCAAACCTCGCTGCTGGAGGCCGAGCAATGCTGTGAACGGATTCTCGCCGCCGCGCGGCTGGACCGCCCCCTGGCGGCCAAGCCCGAGCTGGGCTACACCTGCTCGATCGGGCTGACCGAGCTGCGGCCCGACGACGACATCGCCAGCTGCTACGCGCGCGCCGACGAAGCGCTGTACCACGCCAAGGGCAGCGGGCGGGATTGCGTGAGCAGCGTGCGTTAA
- the dhbC gene encoding isochorismate synthase DhbC, which produces MNQTSLDPAYSGEHNLLAAYQADSAFFFASPCHTLLAEGIQQVITDTDPSAAIAAALAAQPDPAQAVVVGAIPFMPEQQPWLFVPQQVRRADALSQDQRSALRQPLQADCQLTPQPAPAAYCQGVSDALARIGSGALDKVVLSRTLELSAKQAIDQRQLLLNLASQNQHGYTFAVQLSEDGAPRRALMGASPELLLARYGRQVITNPLAGSAARSPDPAEDRRRADALLESGKDLFEHKLVIDAVVEALAPYCRDLQVPAGPSLVSTATMWHLSTRISGELIDPAVGSFELARALHPTPAVCGFPADPARSLIREIEPFDRGFFTGMVGWCDGKGDGEWAVTIRCAEIAERTLRLFAGAGIVTGSLPESELAETAAKFRTMLRAMGLADLAEAA; this is translated from the coding sequence ATGAACCAAACCTCACTCGACCCAGCCTATAGCGGCGAACACAATCTGTTGGCCGCCTACCAGGCCGATTCCGCCTTCTTCTTCGCCTCGCCATGCCACACCCTGCTGGCCGAAGGCATCCAGCAAGTGATCACCGACACCGATCCCAGCGCCGCCATCGCCGCCGCGCTGGCCGCCCAGCCGGACCCGGCTCAGGCCGTGGTCGTCGGCGCCATCCCCTTCATGCCGGAACAACAGCCGTGGTTGTTCGTGCCGCAACAAGTGCGCCGCGCCGACGCGCTGAGTCAGGATCAGCGCAGCGCCCTGCGCCAGCCCTTGCAAGCCGATTGCCAATTGACGCCGCAGCCGGCGCCGGCCGCTTACTGCCAGGGCGTCAGCGATGCGCTGGCCCGCATCGGCAGCGGCGCGCTGGACAAGGTGGTGCTGTCGCGCACCTTAGAGCTTTCCGCCAAGCAGGCCATAGACCAGCGTCAATTGCTGCTCAATCTGGCCAGCCAGAACCAGCACGGCTACACCTTCGCCGTGCAGCTGAGCGAAGACGGCGCGCCGCGCCGCGCGCTGATGGGCGCCAGCCCGGAACTGCTGCTGGCCCGCTACGGCCGGCAAGTGATCACCAATCCGCTGGCCGGCTCCGCCGCGCGCAGCCCGGACCCGGCGGAAGACCGCCGCCGCGCCGACGCGCTGCTGGAGTCCGGCAAGGACTTGTTCGAGCACAAGCTGGTGATCGACGCCGTGGTCGAGGCGCTGGCGCCGTACTGCCGCGATCTGCAAGTGCCGGCCGGCCCGTCCCTGGTCTCCACCGCCACCATGTGGCATCTGTCCACCCGCATCAGCGGCGAGCTGATCGATCCGGCGGTGGGTTCCTTCGAACTGGCGCGCGCGCTGCACCCCACCCCGGCGGTGTGCGGTTTCCCGGCCGACCCGGCGCGCAGCCTGATCCGCGAGATCGAACCCTTCGACCGCGGCTTCTTCACCGGCATGGTGGGCTGGTGCGACGGCAAGGGAGACGGCGAATGGGCGGTCACCATCCGCTGCGCCGAAATCGCCGAACGCACGCTGCGCCTGTTCGCCGGCGCCGGCATCGTCACCGGCTCGCTGCCGGAAAGCGAATTGGCCGAAACCGCGGCCAAATTCCGCACCATGCTGCGCGCAATGGGCCTGGCCGACCTGGCGGAGGCGGCATGA
- a CDS encoding DAHP synthetase I family protein, whose product MYFEGSDSMDGVPDSAQAAEPMGLLRLPSPRELMADAMADDRARETVARGRRLTQAATAGAGTRRLLLLRLPLPALLEQAEQLSAWLSREAGWSVLAQPLAVATTGRGRQALLEQRKVYLQCLVAGVPLAHVLIQPNEMAYLSDLVSAVLLPPTVIESQIHRELASALPCPVLLEPGDADKLQIARDARQAVAASHRFPMLLNEGRVGLVESAGNPDGAVLLGAGMAAGGAPHLLAFDDAPERAEDWAPACGGLTLTASSVAAAQRRFQRWQASELLAAAD is encoded by the coding sequence ATGTATTTTGAAGGCAGCGACAGCATGGACGGTGTTCCCGATAGTGCGCAGGCGGCGGAGCCGATGGGCTTGCTGCGCTTGCCCTCGCCGCGGGAACTGATGGCCGACGCGATGGCGGACGACAGGGCGCGGGAGACGGTGGCGCGCGGCCGCCGCCTGACTCAGGCCGCGACAGCCGGAGCGGGGACGCGCCGCCTGCTGTTGCTGCGTTTGCCGCTGCCGGCCTTGCTGGAGCAGGCTGAACAGCTGAGCGCCTGGCTGTCGCGGGAGGCGGGCTGGAGCGTGTTGGCCCAGCCGCTTGCCGTCGCGACGACGGGGCGCGGACGACAAGCGCTGTTGGAGCAAAGAAAGGTTTATCTGCAATGCCTGGTCGCGGGCGTTCCCTTGGCGCATGTCTTGATTCAGCCCAATGAGATGGCGTATCTGAGCGATCTGGTCAGCGCGGTGTTGCTGCCGCCCACCGTGATCGAGAGTCAGATTCATCGGGAGCTGGCTTCGGCGCTGCCATGCCCGGTATTGCTGGAGCCCGGCGACGCGGACAAGCTGCAGATCGCTCGCGACGCGCGCCAGGCGGTGGCGGCCAGCCATCGCTTCCCGATGCTGCTGAACGAGGGGCGGGTGGGCCTGGTGGAAAGCGCCGGCAATCCGGACGGCGCGGTGTTGCTGGGCGCGGGCATGGCGGCCGGCGGCGCGCCGCATTTGCTGGCCTTCGACGACGCGCCGGAGCGCGCGGAAGACTGGGCGCCGGCTTGCGGCGGCCTGACGCTGACCGCGTCCAGCGTGGCGGCGGCGCAGCGGCGATTCCAGCGCTGGCAAGCGTCCGAGCTGTTGGCCGCGGCCGACTGA
- a CDS encoding BMP family lipoprotein: MTFALKHIAGATAAILLAGPVAAKDFTVAVIYDQAGKFDKSFNEAAFNGAERFKKEFHINYREGQVSNDAQKEQMLRNMARKGADLVVAVGFAYTQSIETVAKEFPKVKFTLVDSVAKGPNVQSIAFKEQEGSFLVGMAAALKSKSGKVGYLGGMDVPLIRAFGCGYAQGAKYANPKAVVMQNMIGTTHAAFNDPARGGELAKSQFDRGVDVVFAAAALSNMGVIQAAKGAKKFYIGVDSNQNYLQPGVVLTSMVKRVDNAVYETMRDAKNGAWKPDVKLMGLKENGVDWALDQYNRSLITPEMEKKILQARKDIVSGKIKVVDYRAANRCPVN; this comes from the coding sequence ATGACGTTTGCGCTGAAACACATCGCAGGCGCAACCGCTGCCATCTTGCTGGCAGGCCCGGTTGCAGCCAAGGATTTCACTGTCGCCGTGATCTACGATCAGGCGGGCAAGTTCGACAAGAGCTTCAATGAAGCGGCATTCAACGGCGCCGAACGTTTCAAGAAAGAATTCCACATCAACTACCGCGAAGGCCAGGTCAGCAACGACGCTCAGAAAGAGCAGATGCTGCGCAATATGGCGCGCAAGGGCGCCGACCTGGTGGTGGCGGTGGGCTTCGCCTACACCCAGTCCATCGAGACCGTGGCCAAGGAATTCCCCAAGGTGAAGTTCACGCTGGTGGATTCGGTGGCCAAGGGCCCGAATGTGCAGAGCATCGCCTTCAAGGAGCAGGAAGGCTCCTTCCTGGTGGGCATGGCCGCCGCGCTCAAGTCCAAGAGCGGCAAGGTGGGCTATCTGGGCGGCATGGACGTGCCGCTGATCCGCGCCTTCGGCTGCGGTTACGCCCAGGGCGCCAAGTACGCCAATCCCAAGGCGGTGGTGATGCAGAACATGATAGGCACCACCCACGCCGCCTTCAACGACCCGGCGCGCGGCGGGGAATTGGCCAAGAGCCAGTTCGATCGCGGCGTGGACGTGGTGTTCGCCGCGGCGGCGCTGTCCAATATGGGCGTGATCCAGGCGGCCAAGGGCGCCAAGAAGTTCTACATCGGCGTGGACAGCAATCAGAACTATCTGCAGCCGGGCGTGGTGCTGACCTCCATGGTCAAGCGCGTGGACAACGCGGTGTACGAAACCATGCGCGACGCCAAGAACGGCGCGTGGAAGCCGGACGTCAAGCTGATGGGCCTGAAGGAAAACGGCGTGGACTGGGCGCTGGACCAATACAACCGTTCGCTGATCACGCCTGAGATGGAGAAGAAGATTCTGCAGGCGCGCAAGGACATCGTCAGCGGCAAGATCAAGGTGGTGGATTACCGCGCCGCCAACCGCTGCCCGGTGAACTGA
- a CDS encoding 2,3-dihydro-2,3-dihydroxybenzoate dehydrogenase has translation MSASYPEFHGRLAVVSGAAQGIGAALARSLADQGCRVAALDLRADGLQQLALHTPAHADGRIIPLPLDIRDGAAVEQAVARIEDEIGAIDMLANVAGVLRLGTVEQLSDEDWLQSFAVNTHGVFFLSRAVARRMQARRRGGIVTVGSNAAEVPRTQMAAYAASKAATTQFSKCLGLELAEFGVRCNIVSPGSTDTAMQRQLWSDDAIPPAILQGSLEQYRTGIPLQRIAAPQDVANAALFLLSDQARHITLHNLYVDGGATLGI, from the coding sequence ATGAGCGCCAGCTACCCGGAATTCCACGGCCGGCTGGCCGTGGTCAGCGGCGCGGCCCAGGGCATAGGCGCGGCGCTGGCGCGCTCGCTGGCGGACCAGGGCTGCCGCGTGGCGGCGCTGGACCTGCGCGCCGACGGCCTGCAGCAACTAGCGCTGCATACGCCGGCCCACGCCGACGGCCGCATCATCCCGCTGCCGCTGGACATCCGCGACGGCGCGGCGGTGGAACAGGCGGTGGCCCGCATCGAAGACGAGATCGGCGCCATCGACATGCTGGCCAATGTCGCCGGCGTGCTGCGTCTGGGCACGGTGGAACAGCTCAGCGACGAGGACTGGCTGCAAAGTTTCGCCGTCAACACTCACGGCGTGTTCTTCCTCAGCCGCGCGGTGGCGCGGCGCATGCAGGCTCGCCGCCGGGGCGGCATCGTCACCGTGGGCTCCAACGCCGCCGAAGTGCCGCGCACCCAGATGGCGGCCTACGCCGCGTCCAAGGCCGCCACCACCCAGTTCAGCAAATGCCTGGGCCTGGAGCTGGCCGAGTTCGGCGTGCGTTGCAACATCGTGTCGCCCGGCTCCACCGACACCGCGATGCAGCGCCAGTTGTGGAGCGACGACGCCATCCCGCCGGCCATTCTGCAAGGCTCGCTGGAGCAGTACCGCACCGGCATCCCGCTGCAACGCATCGCCGCGCCGCAGGACGTGGCCAATGCCGCGCTGTTCCTGCTGTCGGATCAGGCGCGTCACATCACGCTGCATAATCTGTACGTGGACGGCGGCGCGACGCTGGGGATCTAA